From one Magnetofaba australis IT-1 genomic stretch:
- a CDS encoding outer membrane beta-barrel protein, translating to MLLPKTGAALFLLMLIWSVMGELWAERSPRGIPVGIFRLRPQVTINYAYDDNVYKTASNKVSDQKVTITPVLQAVTHWKKVTMTASLSSTITKHLKEEQEDFDDHVLTVGAKFSPSKRLEFDVDGQLAYKHDSRGTAAASSLSVSESPEQWLHYSGSVKAQYTLNRIRTIVSAQHSVDDKSTYGKYWNDVSLGMMFALAPKTSIVTEGTWRRYVYDDAYASRDGDEHGVMAGMTWAGFGQTSGSLTAGWKGKSYSNGAIADKNAYVMSGEVQWNPRKRTNLSLSLSRDFEEGDATDSYYISTTGDLALNHKLRSFLNLSANVGYSIDDYMAGQQDDTLSSGIGLSYDFKRWLTLSADYSYKQKNSSVATSDYSSNEYMLKLSSGL from the coding sequence ATGCTTCTGCCGAAGACCGGTGCGGCGCTCTTCCTGCTGATGCTTATCTGGAGCGTCATGGGGGAGTTGTGGGCCGAAAGAAGTCCGCGCGGCATTCCCGTGGGGATCTTCCGTCTGCGCCCGCAAGTGACGATCAATTACGCCTATGACGATAACGTCTATAAGACAGCCTCCAACAAAGTCTCCGATCAAAAAGTTACGATTACGCCGGTGCTGCAAGCTGTGACGCACTGGAAAAAAGTGACTATGACCGCGTCCCTCTCCAGCACCATCACGAAGCATTTGAAAGAGGAGCAAGAGGACTTTGATGATCATGTCTTGACGGTTGGGGCCAAGTTCTCCCCTTCAAAGCGTCTGGAGTTTGACGTCGATGGTCAGCTCGCCTACAAGCACGATAGTCGCGGCACTGCAGCGGCCAGCTCCCTGTCGGTGAGCGAATCCCCTGAGCAGTGGCTGCATTACAGTGGCTCTGTCAAAGCGCAATATACGCTGAACCGCATCCGCACCATTGTCAGCGCCCAGCACAGCGTGGATGATAAATCCACCTATGGGAAGTATTGGAACGATGTCTCCCTGGGCATGATGTTCGCGCTGGCGCCCAAGACCTCCATCGTCACCGAAGGGACCTGGCGGCGCTATGTCTATGATGACGCTTACGCCAGCCGTGACGGCGATGAGCATGGCGTGATGGCGGGCATGACCTGGGCGGGTTTCGGACAGACGAGCGGCTCCTTAACCGCCGGTTGGAAAGGCAAGTCCTACAGCAACGGGGCAATCGCCGATAAGAATGCGTATGTGATGAGCGGTGAGGTGCAGTGGAATCCCCGCAAACGCACCAACCTGAGCCTCTCGCTGTCGCGTGACTTTGAAGAGGGCGACGCCACGGACTCTTACTACATCTCGACGACCGGGGATCTGGCTCTCAACCATAAACTGCGCTCCTTCCTCAATCTGTCAGCCAATGTGGGCTATTCCATTGATGATTATATGGCTGGTCAACAGGATGACACCCTCAGCAGCGGTATCGGCTTATCGTATGATTTCAAACGCTGGTTGACGCTGTCTGCCGATTACAGCTACAAACAGAAAAATTCCTCTGTCGCCACTAGCGACTACAGCAGCAATGAGTATATGCTCAAATTGAGTAGCGGGCTGTAA
- a CDS encoding polysaccharide biosynthesis/export family protein — MFAALGLQLIAISVCMAEAAQDTLRTGYHLGPGDVIQIDVAEEPEMSVKARIQADGKISYAFVGEILAQGLSVKQLEKKIYDRLIDGYLKNPKVSISVLTYRMFYINGEVSSSGGFAYQPGLTVRKAVALAGGFTERANEDGVTVIRGSDPEQQQRRIALDSPVFPDDILTVPEGFW; from the coding sequence GTGTTCGCGGCGCTTGGTTTGCAGTTGATCGCCATCTCCGTTTGCATGGCTGAGGCCGCGCAGGACACGCTGCGCACCGGCTATCACCTGGGTCCTGGCGACGTCATCCAGATCGATGTCGCTGAAGAGCCGGAGATGAGCGTGAAGGCGCGCATCCAAGCGGATGGCAAAATCTCCTATGCTTTTGTTGGCGAAATTTTGGCGCAAGGCCTGTCGGTCAAGCAGTTGGAAAAGAAGATCTATGACCGGCTGATCGATGGTTACCTGAAAAATCCCAAAGTCAGCATCTCCGTGCTGACCTACCGCATGTTCTATATCAATGGCGAAGTGAGCTCCTCTGGCGGGTTCGCCTATCAACCGGGTTTGACGGTGCGCAAAGCCGTGGCTTTGGCGGGTGGTTTCACCGAGCGCGCCAATGAAGACGGCGTGACCGTGATTCGCGGCAGCGATCCCGAGCAACAGCAGCGGCGCATCGCCTTGGATAGTCCTGTGTTCCCCGATGACATTCTCACCGTTCCCGAAGGGTTTTGGTAA